The genome window GTTGGTCAGTTAGGAGAGATTTTAAGCCACCTTTTAGCGGCAGAGTTCAGGTTGAAAAGCTCGGGACTGCCGCCGCTCCTGGTGATTGAGAATTTTTTGTGGCAGGTACTTGTTGAGTGATGGTTCGCAAGGGAGATTTTGTACTCCGAATGAAGTCACTTCGAAGAAAATTAACTTTTTCCTGGGCGAAATCTCGTATCCGTGCTTATGATAATTATTTGCAAGAGGTGACCAGGATGAGTTGCTTAACTTGTTGAAAAGATTAAAGGATTAATAGAGTTATGTCAAATAAGACCGTGACCAAGCATAAGGGGTGGGTTGAAGACAGGGCGCAAGACAGCTTGGTTGAGCCTCCACAATTTAAGGTCTTGCTCCATAATGATGACTATACCACTATGGATTTTGTAGTGATGATTCTGCAAACCGTGTTCAACAAAGACATGGTGACGGCGACAGAAATCATGCTTAACGTTCATAAAGCCGGAGTTGGTGTAGCTGGGGTCTATACCCGGGATGTTGCCGAAACGAAGGTAGCGGTGGTCCATGAGTTGTCTCGCAAGAACGAGCATCCGCTCAAGTGTACAATGGAAGAGGTGTGACAATGATCAGTACGAAACTTGAAATCGCCTTGGTTATGGCAATTCGTGAGGCCAAGGCCCACCAGCATGAACATGTTTCCGTGGAGCACATTTTGTATGGGTTGCTTCATGATGAGATGGCGGTACGGATTATCAATGGATGTGGGGGTAGCACAGGGGTGTTAAAGGAAAAACTGCGAGAGTTTTTTGATAACGAACTCTTGGGTGGCAGCCTCAAAGATAACCAGGAACCGCTGCAGACTATTGGTTTTAACCGCGTGTTGCAGAGGGCTGTCGCCCATGTACAGAGTTGCGGCAAGAAGGAGGTGGATTCTAGCG of Desulfobulbaceae bacterium contains these proteins:
- the clpS gene encoding ATP-dependent Clp protease adapter ClpS gives rise to the protein MSNKTVTKHKGWVEDRAQDSLVEPPQFKVLLHNDDYTTMDFVVMILQTVFNKDMVTATEIMLNVHKAGVGVAGVYTRDVAETKVAVVHELSRKNEHPLKCTMEEV
- the clpA gene encoding ATP-dependent Clp protease ATP-binding subunit ClpA (ATPase and specificity subunit of the ClpA-ClpP ATP dependent serine protease; directs protease to specific substrates) translates to MISTKLEIALVMAIREAKAHQHEHVSVEHILYGLLHDEMAVRIINGCGGSTGVLKEKLREFFDNELLGGSLKDNQEPLQTIGFNRVLQRAVAHVQSCGKKEVDSSDVLIAIFGERDSYAVYFLRAAGLTRLNVLEFISHGHGSDEGGRKTPDGIDDAGEQGQKEKDSSALEKFTINFAELAASGKIDPLIGRNQELQRVMQILCRRR